From the genome of Paenibacillus sp. JQZ6Y-1, one region includes:
- a CDS encoding diguanylate cyclase domain-containing protein translates to MKNRIPVRRTLVGYSLLIAIAVIQQLVVFWNVYLNQHFGALELGIVVGSLVGLAAGLWLPRGISVVFIFIFMVSYFVWMVTYAPLNPIVFFNFFLVPANVLVGALIKLSLIGDRRLAERLEELQDVTPQLDIDTTLGNKAALNEALIKHSNLARRYADRYNFCIAMFKIEFLPLVRESVGSAGYARLLLLLSDTIQKQIRFEDYKFAIDNGRFIIICPMTDKDYLQPLTRRIRDAMMDVYFPDLSAQELQLVVRSGALVFHAEQFEKYESLDGVIAALERNTETDLIGEYI, encoded by the coding sequence ATGAAAAATCGTATACCGGTACGCCGCACGTTGGTCGGCTATTCGCTATTGATTGCCATTGCGGTAATCCAGCAGCTGGTTGTTTTCTGGAATGTATATTTGAACCAGCACTTTGGTGCGCTTGAGCTGGGCATTGTCGTCGGATCGCTGGTTGGACTGGCAGCAGGCTTATGGCTGCCACGGGGCATTTCGGTCGTATTTATTTTTATATTTATGGTTAGTTATTTTGTTTGGATGGTCACCTATGCACCGCTGAATCCGATCGTCTTTTTTAATTTTTTCCTCGTTCCGGCGAATGTGCTGGTGGGAGCGCTGATTAAGCTTAGTCTCATCGGTGACCGTCGACTGGCAGAACGGTTGGAAGAGCTGCAAGATGTGACGCCGCAGCTGGATATTGATACGACACTCGGCAATAAGGCAGCGCTGAATGAAGCATTGATTAAGCACTCGAATCTGGCGCGGCGGTATGCAGATCGGTACAATTTCTGCATCGCTATGTTCAAGATTGAATTTCTGCCGCTAGTGCGCGAATCGGTCGGTTCAGCAGGCTACGCACGATTGCTGTTGCTACTGTCAGATACGATTCAGAAGCAAATTCGTTTTGAGGATTACAAATTTGCGATCGACAATGGACGGTTTATTATTATTTGCCCGATGACGGACAAGGATTATTTGCAGCCGCTGACGCGCCGGATTCGCGATGCAATGATGGATGTGTATTTTCCAGATTTGTCAGCACAGGAGCTACAGCTCGTCGTTCGCTCAGGCGCATTGGTGTTCCACGCGGAACAATTTGAAAAATACGAAAGTCTAGACGGTGTCATCGCCGCACTGGAACGCAATACGGAAACAGACCTGATTGGTGAATACATCTGA
- a CDS encoding glycosyl hydrolase, whose protein sequence is MRTARLRRRRTITLVIIAAVVLGMAIFFMVRYTMTSNIPSTAQFMDNYMRNANGTISSYLQPETSTDPNVVAGREALSESVGLWMQYNLLQDNETSFDETYKLLTTYFISPQHYIRWKLEEDGTSRVNTYALGDDLRIVGALLDAYERWKQPQYLDTAKIITDTLWQDGLNNGYLVDYHDFQHDTSADQLSLTYIDTVALEQMQKYGLATAAQVDKHLQLLRQIPNDGLFYPRLYDVTKGTYKYDQEVNLIDQLIIGLHLTELKQPPKALVNFMKQQFQQDGKLYGRYHAADHTRAVNYESPAVYGLAILLALQMDDREWAEQLYTRMIAFRTAEGPYAGGYVSDGNTHAFDDLQALLAETSLQHTR, encoded by the coding sequence ATGCGCACAGCGAGATTACGCCGGAGGCGAACGATTACGTTGGTAATCATTGCTGCCGTGGTACTAGGAATGGCGATCTTTTTCATGGTGCGTTATACGATGACATCCAATATCCCTTCAACTGCACAATTCATGGACAATTATATGCGTAACGCCAACGGCACGATATCTTCCTATTTACAACCGGAAACGTCTACTGATCCTAATGTGGTAGCTGGGCGGGAAGCTTTGTCTGAATCGGTGGGGCTGTGGATGCAGTACAATCTGTTGCAGGATAACGAGACTTCATTTGACGAGACATATAAGCTGTTAACGACCTATTTTATCTCTCCTCAGCATTATATTCGTTGGAAGCTAGAGGAGGATGGCACATCACGGGTGAACACCTACGCATTGGGCGACGATCTGCGTATCGTTGGCGCGCTGCTGGATGCGTATGAGCGCTGGAAGCAGCCGCAATATCTAGATACCGCCAAAATCATTACCGACACGCTTTGGCAGGACGGACTGAACAACGGGTATCTGGTGGATTACCATGATTTTCAGCATGACACTTCTGCCGACCAGCTGAGTTTGACGTATATCGATACGGTTGCGTTGGAGCAGATGCAGAAGTATGGACTGGCAACTGCCGCACAGGTGGACAAGCATTTGCAATTATTGCGCCAGATTCCAAACGATGGACTATTTTACCCGCGGTTGTATGATGTGACAAAAGGCACCTACAAGTATGACCAAGAGGTGAATCTGATCGACCAGCTGATCATTGGGCTGCATTTGACAGAATTGAAGCAGCCACCGAAAGCACTGGTGAACTTTATGAAGCAGCAGTTTCAACAGGACGGCAAGCTATATGGACGCTATCACGCGGCTGACCATACGCGGGCGGTCAATTATGAATCGCCTGCTGTGTATGGGCTCGCCATTCTACTGGCCTTGCAAATGGATGACCGAGAGTGGGCAGAGCAGCTGTACACGCGGATGATTGCCTTCCGAACGGCAGAAGGCCCATATGCAGGCGGCTATGTATCGGATGGAAATACACATGCTTTTGACGATTTGCAGGCACTACTCGCCGAAACGTCATTGCAGCATACACGCTAA
- a CDS encoding HAMP domain-containing sensor histidine kinase translates to MLLSTFFSQKQASTSLPITDIVRATSWKEGTVQVDAAALQAAAAQGLWLQILDEDGNEIFGFQRPASIPAKYTPGLLVSNYMYPAKSGYHLSTWYASLDNRQLTWILGERIQNENWMFLVANNLWIVFMIVSGCIIAVYFGKRFGAPLLHVVSWIENLAAGVYQEPRNKKNQVNSRSARGRLKSGFKTYTELLQALEALTDTLKKNKTEREKLEQTREEWMTGVSHDLKTPLSVVKGYAVLLASPDHHWESDQVRSFSDKMQHRIEYMEYLIEDFNLSFRLQNNGFVFRKEKVELVEVLRETTIALTSLEEAKQKHFEFEHKPAHIEVEGDENYLKRAFENIIMNCIKHNPADTRIHIRIYTDEQHAVVDIADDGIGMNEEEQERLFERYYRGANTADSSGTGLGMAIAREIVLAHQGHIEVTSAIGKGTRFEIRFPIWKP, encoded by the coding sequence TGAGCACGTTTTTTAGTCAGAAGCAAGCCAGCACTTCGCTGCCAATCACTGATATTGTGCGCGCTACCTCATGGAAAGAGGGTACGGTGCAGGTAGACGCTGCCGCGCTTCAAGCGGCGGCAGCACAGGGGTTATGGCTGCAAATTCTGGACGAGGACGGAAACGAAATATTCGGATTTCAACGCCCTGCATCCATTCCTGCCAAGTATACGCCGGGCTTGCTCGTCTCCAATTACATGTATCCCGCGAAAAGCGGATACCATCTGTCTACGTGGTATGCGTCATTGGATAATCGTCAGCTGACGTGGATCTTAGGCGAGCGCATACAAAATGAAAACTGGATGTTTTTGGTGGCAAACAATCTTTGGATCGTATTCATGATCGTTTCCGGCTGTATCATTGCCGTTTATTTTGGGAAACGCTTTGGCGCACCGCTGCTGCACGTCGTATCGTGGATCGAAAATCTAGCAGCAGGTGTGTATCAGGAGCCACGCAACAAAAAGAATCAGGTGAACAGTCGCTCTGCCAGAGGGCGTCTAAAATCTGGCTTCAAAACGTATACAGAATTGCTGCAAGCACTTGAAGCATTAACCGACACGTTAAAAAAGAACAAAACCGAAAGAGAAAAGCTAGAGCAAACACGCGAGGAATGGATGACTGGTGTATCACATGACTTAAAAACGCCATTATCCGTCGTCAAAGGATATGCTGTATTGCTGGCATCTCCTGATCATCATTGGGAGTCTGATCAGGTGCGCTCCTTTTCAGATAAGATGCAACACAGAATTGAGTATATGGAATATTTGATTGAAGATTTTAACCTGAGCTTCCGTTTGCAAAATAATGGCTTTGTGTTTCGGAAAGAGAAGGTGGAGCTAGTCGAGGTATTGAGAGAGACGACAATTGCGCTGACTAGTCTAGAAGAAGCGAAACAAAAGCATTTTGAGTTTGAGCACAAGCCCGCCCATATCGAGGTTGAGGGTGACGAGAACTATTTGAAGAGGGCATTTGAGAATATCATCATGAACTGCATTAAGCATAATCCTGCGGATACACGCATTCATATTCGTATCTATACCGATGAGCAGCATGCAGTAGTAGATATTGCGGATGATGGCATTGGCATGAATGAAGAAGAACAAGAGCGATTATTTGAACGATATTATAGAGGAGCCAATACAGCAGATTCCAGTGGCACGGGGCTGGGAATGGCGATTGCTAGAGAAATTGTTTTGGCGCATCAGGGGCATATCGAGGTCACAAGTGCAATCGGAAAGGGGACACGATTTGAGATTCGCTTTCCCATTTGGAAGCCCTAA